GGAACGCGAGGTCCTGCCCGATCGCGAGCTGGTGGAGCCGCATCCGCTCAACGAAGTCGGGTACGGCGTTGACGACGGTGATCTCGGTGTCGGCGGGGGAGAGCCGACGGGCCAGGTTTCCGGCGGCGAAGGCCCCGGCGTAACCAGCGCCGAGTACGACGATGCGGTGCTTCATGGCGTTGCTCCTGTCTCGTTCGCGTGCCCCTTGAACGAGACGGCGCCCCGATTGCTGACAGGAGTCGGATGTGACGCGGGTCACTGAACTGGCCAGGCGGTACCGAAGTCGGATGCCCGACCGCCGCTGCTTCCGCGCCTTTGGCGGTTGGCCGCATGGTCGGCTTCGTCGGGGATGACATGCCGGATGCCTCGAGTCCACGTGGATGTCCCAGTTGATGTCACCGACCGCGTCGGCTCGGACTGTCCCCGCTGGAGCAGGAGTTCCCAAGTTCCGTTCAACGACTGGATTGATCGTCGGGGCGCTGTCCCAGCCCCTGGAGATGCTCGCCCCCTCTGACCGCTGAATACGGTAAGTGGGCCTGGTTGAGTGAGAGGACGCGATGACGTGGATGTGTATGAGGCCGTGGACAGTCGCAGGGCCGTGCGGGCGTTCAGCGCCGAGCCGGTACCGAAAGAGACACTCAAACGAGTGCTGGCTGCCGCGACGAGGGCTCCGTCGAGCGGGAACCTCCAGCCGTGGCACGTGTATGTCGTGACCGGCGAGCCCTTGGCCGAACTGAAGAGGCGCGCACGGGCCAGGGCACTGGCGGGAGACCCGGGTGACGAGCGGGAGTATCCGATGTACCCGGCCGAACTCTCCTCGCCGTATCTGGACCGCTTCTCCGCCGCTGCTGCCCAGCGGTACAAGGCGCTCGGAATCGAGCGCGACGACCCTGACAGGCCCATGAAGATCGCAGCCTTGAACTCGGAGGCGTTCGGGGCGCCCGTCGGCTTGTTCTGCTACCTCGACCGGACGATGGGGCCCGGGCAGTGGGGTGACGCGGGGATGTACTTGCAGACGGTCATGCTGCTACTGAGGGCGGAAGGGTTGCACAGCTGCCCCCAGGTGATGTGGACCATGTACCGCAAGACCGTCAGCCAGACAGTCGGAGCCGATGACGGGCTCGTGCTGTTCTGCGGCGTCTCGGTGGGATTCGAGAAGGAAGGCGTGCCGCTGCTGCGTACCGGGCGGGCGGACATGACGGAAACGGTGAGCTTCGTGGGAGCGTGACCGCTGGGCCGCCATCGGCAAGCCGCAGTGGTCCGCTCTCTCGCGGATCAGCAGTGAGACCGACCTGCCCGTCGGCCATGCAGGTGCTGTACCACCTCGCCGACTTCACATCCGGGCCGGCGTCGCTGTCTCGCCGTCGACAGGGATGCCCAGCCGGCCGGCCACGGTGGTGAGGGCCGTTCCCAGGGGGAGCGCGACCCGGGTGAGGGCGTGCCGGTCGCCCCGGGTCGGGTCCCGGTTGACGATCAGCACCGGCTTTTGGGCCTGGGCTGCTTGGCGGACGAACCGGAGCCCGGACATCACCGTCAGTGAGGAGCCCAGGACCAGCAGCGAGGCCGCTTCACGGACCAGTTTGCGGCAGTGCTCGACCCGCTGCGGAGGAACGGGTTCGCCGAAGAACACCACGTCCGGTTTGAGGATGCCGCCGCAGCTCGCGCAAGGCAGCGTGCGGAAGTCTGCGACCTGTTCGTCGGTGAGGTCGGCGTCGCCGTCCGGATTGATCCCGGCGGCCACCGGCTCGAAGCCCACATTGGCCGCCTCCAGGCGCCGGGCGAGTTCACGGCGCGGGCTGAAGGCGCCGCAGGAAAGACAGACGACCCGGTCCAGGCTTCCATGGAGCTCCACGACGCTGCTGCCGGCAGCCTGGTGCAGACCGTCGACATTCTGGGTGATGACACCCGAGAGCAGACCGTGTCGCCCGAACGCGGCCACGGCCCGGTGCCCGGCGTTGGGGAGGGCGCGGCCGAAGGTGCGCCAGCCGAGGTGGCTCCGCGCCCAGTACCGGCGCCGGGCCTGGGCACTGGCGGTGAACTCCTGGTAGGTCATCGGGGTGTGCCGGCTCAGGCTCCCGCCCTCGCCCCGGTAGTCGGGGATGCCCGACTCCGTGGAGAGGCCCGCCCCACTGAGCACCAGCACACCGCCCTTGCTCAGCGCATCGGCGACCGGCTCGAGATCCGTGCTGCCCGGCGGCAGGTCCTCGGTGGGGGTCCAGCTCAGAGTGGGGCGCATGTGCATGCCGCCAGGGTACGGAACAGGCCGCATTTGTAGGTTCTCATTTCGTATGTCCTTTTCTCGCAGAGCATGGCCCATGTTCGGCCCAAAGGACAACGCGGTGAGACGAACAAGTGTCTTATGTTCACCCGTAGTAGTGCAGGTCGCACTTTCGGCTGTGCCGCGGTACCCGTCGGCGTGACACTGGAACTCAGCTGGTCGAGGCCGGGCCTATCACCGAGCCTTTCTCGCTCGGGGGTGGGGCATGTCGCGCGTCGTCGGTGAAGTCTCCGTGAGTCTGCGTCGTACGGACGGGACCGTCGGCGAGGGCCGACTTGGCCTTCGACGGGCGCGGGTGATCTTAGGCCGTCGAAGCCCTGGCGGACCTTTCGCTGGCGGCACGGTCAGAAGCACTACTCGGGCACGTATTGGTCCTCGATCATGCGGGATCATGTGGTTTACGAGTCGCGACTCGAGTTGACGCGCCTGCTCTACGCTGACTTCGAGCGGAGCGTAACGGGTATCTGGGCCCAGCCGTTCCTGCTCACCGCCAGGGTGGATGTGCACGAAAGACGTCATGTCCCGGACTTTCTTGTTCGGCGGGACGGGCATGTGCCGCTGGTCGTCGATGTCAAACCATTTCACCTACTGAGCCGGCCGAAAACGAACTACGCGCTTGGCTGGGCACGTGAGGTGGTACTGCCCCGCGGTTGGGACTTCGAGGTGTGGAGCGAGCCGCCGGAATCCGAATTGGCGAACCTCCGTTTTCTCGCGGGGTATCGCCGCGATTGGCTCTTCGATGAGGATCTGCTCACGGAGATTCAGCAAGCGGATTTGTGGGGGCCTCCCCGGGAGAGGCATTCCGTGCATTTCCTCCCATCCGGCCTGGAAAGTGCGGCAACTGTGCTACGGCTGCTGTGGTGCCAGCGCTTCGTGACCGACTTGACGGTGCCGCTGTCCGCATGTCACGAACTGCGAAAGGGTAATGCCTCGGCGGTGGGCGCCGGAAGGCGCGACCTGCCGCCCCCGATAGGTGAAAGCGGCCAGGCCGACACGGACGTGGCGAACGAGCCAACTCGGCATGTGACGGTTGAACGGGTCCGGGTCCGCCACCGCATGCCGTCCATCAGTTGCCGTCGTGTCCACACGGGCGGACGGCCCGGCTTGATGCCCTGCGGCAACAACTGCTCCGTGGCCGGCGGAGAACTCATGGGTGTTCGCGCTGTCTGGTGCCGCTCCCCGACAGTACTCGTCGTCAGGGCTGAGCGGGCGGGGACGGCCTCCTGCCCACCGAGACATCTCACGACATCAACGTGTCAAGCGGCAGCGGCCAGTTCAGAGGGGAACGTGAGGTGTTCGTCGAACAGTCCGCCGGTCTGGAGGCAGTGGTAGAGCTGCCCGATCAGGCGGTTGAACAGGTGTCGCTGCGCGTCTGCATGCCAGTCCCCTTGTTCGCGTCGACGACGGTAGTGGGCGTCGGCTCCGGGCGAGGATCACAGGGCTGAGAACGCCGCGGACGTGACCCGTCGTGGTGGTGGTTCAGTTGGGTGGTGTACGGGTGATGGAGCGGTTCCGGATGGGTGTACTGACGGGCGGTCGGGCAGCGCGGCGTTGTCTGGTCGCGCTCACTTGCCAGATGGCGAGGAGCAGGAGCGTGCCGGTTTCGGCGAGGAGGCTGAGGACGGCTTGTGGTGCCGGTTGCAGACCGCGCTCGGTGAATCCGAACACGCCAACGGTGCGCGAAGCGGTGAAGCCGCCGAGGGCGCCGAGCGCGACGCCTGCCTCGGAGATCCTCAGCAGCGGGGGTGGTGTCCCGATCAGCAGCAGGGGAGCGAGGGCGAAGGATGCGCTGGCTTGGAGCAGGAACAGGGGGC
Above is a genomic segment from Streptomyces fodineus containing:
- a CDS encoding NAD-dependent protein deacetylase, which translates into the protein MHMRPTLSWTPTEDLPPGSTDLEPVADALSKGGVLVLSGAGLSTESGIPDYRGEGGSLSRHTPMTYQEFTASAQARRRYWARSHLGWRTFGRALPNAGHRAVAAFGRHGLLSGVITQNVDGLHQAAGSSVVELHGSLDRVVCLSCGAFSPRRELARRLEAANVGFEPVAAGINPDGDADLTDEQVADFRTLPCASCGGILKPDVVFFGEPVPPQRVEHCRKLVREAASLLVLGSSLTVMSGLRFVRQAAQAQKPVLIVNRDPTRGDRHALTRVALPLGTALTTVAGRLGIPVDGETATPARM
- a CDS encoding nitroreductase produces the protein MDVYEAVDSRRAVRAFSAEPVPKETLKRVLAAATRAPSSGNLQPWHVYVVTGEPLAELKRRARARALAGDPGDEREYPMYPAELSSPYLDRFSAAAAQRYKALGIERDDPDRPMKIAALNSEAFGAPVGLFCYLDRTMGPGQWGDAGMYLQTVMLLLRAEGLHSCPQVMWTMYRKTVSQTVGADDGLVLFCGVSVGFEKEGVPLLRTGRADMTETVSFVGA